The Montipora capricornis isolate CH-2021 chromosome 6, ASM3666992v2, whole genome shotgun sequence genome has a window encoding:
- the LOC138054303 gene encoding uncharacterized protein gives MAGRAPIDQFNSEEEDIDSYLERLQEYFIAYDIKDGTEHAAKRRAILLTSIGRVSYRVLKDLSFPDAPNTKTFEQLATLLRGHYKPTRLKVAERYRFHSANQRPGNSITDFVRELKKLAGTCEFTNDQLQDSLRDRFICGLRSEQIKRKLLSANYTFQEAVDAAIAQETAQKDVQALGSNSLGLRSPAGVNKVKRDNLASRNRTSTTGRRNARNDKQMQPTGDTHRCFRCGLTNHSPDNCKYKDSECRRCHQKGHLRSECRNTKPPRPKAE, from the coding sequence ATGGCGGGAAGAGCACCTATTGATCAATTCAATTCAGAGGAAGAAGATATCGACAGCTACCTGGAACGATTGCAAGAATATTTCATCGCATACGACATTAAAGACGGTACCGAGCATGCGGCGAAACGGAGAGCCATTCTTCTGACATCCATTGGAAGGGTTTCTTATCGAGTTTTGAAGGATTTGTCTTTTCCGGACGCCCCGAACACGAAAACCTTCGAGCAGCTCGCTACGTTACTTCGCGGCCATTATAAGCCTACTCGCTTAAAAGTTGCGGAACGATACAGATTTCATTCTGCTAACCAACGTCCTGGGAACTCaatcacagattttgttagagaGTTGAAGAAACTCGCCGGCACATGTGAATTTACGAACGACCAATTGCAAGACAGTCTTCGCGATCGCTTCATTTGTGGTCTTCGCTCAGAGCAGATCAAACGGAAGCTTTTATCAGCCAATTACACTTTTCAGGAAGCAGTTGATGCTGCAATTGCTCAGGAAACAGCTCAAAAAGATGTTCAAGCTCTAGGTTCAAATTCTCTAGGCCTGAGGTCACCGGCGGGAGTAAACAAGGTCAAACGTGACAATCTCGCGTCGCGCAATCGCACGTCCACGACGGGCCGACGTAACGCcagaaatgacaaacaaatgcaGCCAACGGGAGACACACACCGTTGTTTTCGCTGTGGACTCACCAATCATTCTCCGGACAATTGCAAATACAAGGATTCTGAATGTCGTCGATGCCACCAAAAGGGGCATTTGCGGTCCGAGTGTCGCAACACGAAGCCACCACGCCCAAAAGCCGAGTGA